From a region of the Candidatus Omnitrophota bacterium genome:
- the secE gene encoding preprotein translocase subunit SecE: MANKIVGFLKEARTELKKVSWPTKDELIGSTVIVIVVTLLLVTFIGICDYFLSRGIGLLIR; encoded by the coding sequence ATGGCTAATAAAATAGTAGGTTTTTTAAAAGAAGCTCGGACAGAATTAAAAAAAGTATCGTGGCCTACCAAAGATGAGTTAATCGGTTCAACCGTGATAGTAATAGTTGTTACTTTATTGTTGGTTACTTTTATAGGCATCTGTGATTATTTTTTGTCTAGAGGTATCGGATTGTTGATCAGGTGA
- the rpoC gene encoding DNA-directed RNA polymerase subunit beta', whose product MGHDNINVFDSVTIRIASAEIIRSWSRGEVKKPETINYRTLRPEKGGLFCEKIFGPSRDWECACGKYKRIKNKGIICDRCGVEITQAKVRRERMGHIELAVPVSHIWFFKISPSRIGALLNMSVRALERVLYYEDYIVIDPGQTPLKKKQLLSEPEYQRYLSQYGSKFTARMGGKAIKELLSEINLNKMAVGLRRQLGASTSRQTMLRLVKSLKVVESFRKSGNKPEWMVLDVIPVIPPDLRPLVALDGGRFATSDLNDLYRRVINRNNRLRRLLELKAPDIIIRNEKRMLQEAVDALFDNGRHGRSILGPGNRPLKSLSDMLKGKQGRFRQNLLGKRVDYSGRSVIVIGPELKLNQCGLPKKMALELFEPFIIKRLKEKGLVHTIKSAKKMVEKIKSEVWDILEEVVSEHPVLLNRAPTLHRLGIQAFEPILVEGKAIRVHPLVCAAFNADFDGDQMAVHVPLSIEAQMEARILMLASNNIFSPANGEPIASPTQDIVLGCYYLTREKPGDTGEGKIFSDPREVTTAYLDKEVGLQAKIKVRINKKIIETTVGRVQFNEIFPEGFPFFNDVINKSKLSRIIVDCYKQFGQYQVILILDKLKEVGFEESTSAGISISIDSLQIPPQKREYLNEAKQEVGTIEEQYRKGLITNRERYNRVVDIWTRTSDKVSERIFETLNTFNPIFMMANSGARGSKLQIRQLCGMRGLMAKPSGEIIENPITANFREGLTVLEYFISTHGARKGLADTALKTADSGYLTRRLVDVAQDVIIREINCGTLNGITVEAIIEGDEVVVSLKERIIGRIALDNVVDIITDEVIVRAGEDITEEMAVKIEAASIEKIRIRSVLTCEAASGVCAKCYGRNLATGKLVEIGEAVGIVAAQSIGEPGTQLTMRTFHIGGTASRVIEQSFVKARNKGTLKYHNLKIVESGLKGEMIILNRNGQVSVHDDKKRELERHTIPIGSKILVKENEMVKKGKIFVKWDPYTIPILTEVKGKVRFEDVIKDVTIKEELDSTTNLTKRVIVEHKEDLHPQIVIYGSKREILTFYPMPVGVHIVVKDNQGVKAGDLLAKTPRKFIKTRDITGGLPRVAELFEARRPKNPAVISEIDGTVEFGEAPKGQRKIVVKSPTGMKKEYTVPYDSHLNVYKGDKVIAGEQLIEGPIVPHDILRVRGDKHLQEYLVREIQEVYRLQGVRINDKHIEVIVKQMLRKVRIENSGDTEFLVGANVDKFRFHEENEKMAKKNKQPARATPLLLGITKASLDTDSFISAASFQETTRILTDAAARSRKDSLLGLKENVIMGHLIPAGTGFREHREIEMVKKIAEEK is encoded by the coding sequence ATGGGACACGATAATATTAATGTTTTTGATTCAGTAACTATTAGGATTGCTTCTGCGGAAATAATTAGGAGCTGGTCAAGGGGAGAAGTTAAAAAACCAGAGACTATAAATTACCGGACCCTGCGGCCTGAAAAAGGCGGGTTGTTTTGCGAGAAAATATTTGGGCCAAGCAGGGATTGGGAATGTGCCTGTGGTAAATATAAGCGCATCAAAAATAAGGGTATTATCTGCGACAGGTGCGGGGTAGAGATTACTCAAGCCAAAGTAAGAAGGGAAAGAATGGGACATATTGAATTAGCTGTGCCGGTGTCCCATATTTGGTTCTTTAAAATTTCGCCTTCACGCATCGGCGCGCTGTTGAATATGAGCGTAAGGGCATTAGAAAGGGTTTTGTATTACGAAGACTATATAGTTATTGATCCGGGCCAGACGCCGCTAAAGAAAAAACAACTTTTATCCGAACCAGAATATCAAAGGTATCTGTCCCAGTACGGTTCGAAGTTTACAGCCAGGATGGGCGGGAAGGCAATAAAAGAATTATTGAGCGAGATCAATCTTAACAAAATGGCTGTTGGCCTTCGCAGGCAGTTAGGAGCTTCAACATCAAGACAGACAATGCTCAGGTTGGTCAAATCGTTAAAGGTAGTAGAGTCGTTCAGAAAATCAGGGAATAAGCCGGAATGGATGGTTCTGGATGTAATCCCGGTCATTCCTCCTGATTTAAGGCCGTTGGTGGCTTTGGATGGCGGCAGGTTCGCTACCTCAGATTTGAACGATCTTTATCGGAGAGTAATAAACAGGAATAACCGGTTGAGAAGACTTCTTGAGCTCAAGGCTCCGGATATTATTATTCGTAATGAGAAAAGGATGCTCCAGGAAGCGGTTGATGCACTATTTGATAATGGCCGGCACGGCCGGTCTATTTTGGGTCCGGGCAACCGTCCGTTAAAGTCTTTGAGCGATATGCTTAAAGGTAAACAAGGTCGTTTTCGTCAAAATCTTCTTGGTAAAAGGGTTGACTATTCCGGAAGAAGCGTAATCGTAATTGGCCCGGAACTTAAACTTAATCAGTGCGGGCTCCCTAAAAAAATGGCCCTGGAATTATTCGAGCCGTTTATTATTAAAAGACTAAAAGAAAAAGGATTGGTTCACACTATCAAGAGCGCCAAAAAAATGGTGGAAAAGATTAAATCAGAAGTTTGGGATATATTAGAGGAAGTGGTAAGTGAACACCCGGTTTTACTTAACCGCGCTCCTACTCTTCACCGTTTAGGTATCCAGGCATTTGAACCGATTTTGGTGGAAGGCAAGGCTATCCGCGTTCATCCGCTGGTTTGCGCGGCGTTTAACGCTGATTTTGACGGCGACCAGATGGCAGTTCACGTTCCATTATCAATAGAAGCCCAGATGGAGGCCAGGATTTTAATGCTCGCTTCCAACAATATATTTTCCCCGGCTAACGGAGAGCCGATTGCCAGTCCCACCCAGGACATAGTCCTAGGTTGTTATTATTTAACTAGAGAAAAACCAGGGGATACGGGAGAAGGAAAAATATTTTCTGACCCCCGGGAAGTCACTACCGCTTATTTAGATAAAGAAGTGGGCCTGCAGGCCAAAATTAAGGTAAGGATCAACAAAAAAATTATCGAGACCACTGTCGGCCGGGTTCAGTTTAATGAAATCTTTCCTGAAGGATTTCCGTTTTTCAACGATGTAATCAATAAAAGTAAGCTTAGCCGTATTATCGTAGATTGCTATAAACAGTTTGGCCAGTACCAGGTAATTTTGATTTTAGACAAATTAAAAGAGGTTGGTTTCGAAGAATCAACCTCAGCAGGAATTTCTATCTCTATTGACAGCCTTCAGATACCTCCGCAAAAAAGAGAATATTTAAACGAGGCAAAGCAGGAGGTAGGCACTATTGAAGAGCAGTACCGTAAAGGCCTGATTACTAACCGGGAAAGATATAACAGGGTTGTTGATATCTGGACGCGCACCAGCGATAAGGTTTCTGAACGGATATTCGAAACCCTGAACACGTTTAATCCTATTTTTATGATGGCTAATTCCGGAGCCCGCGGCTCAAAACTTCAGATCAGGCAGCTCTGTGGGATGCGGGGTTTGATGGCTAAACCTTCCGGTGAGATTATCGAGAATCCGATCACCGCTAATTTCCGCGAAGGCCTGACAGTGCTGGAATATTTTATTTCTACTCACGGTGCCCGTAAGGGATTGGCTGATACAGCGCTAAAGACAGCTGACTCCGGGTATTTGACCAGAAGGCTGGTTGATGTAGCCCAGGATGTTATTATCAGAGAGATAAATTGTGGAACCTTGAACGGAATTACAGTCGAGGCGATAATTGAAGGCGATGAAGTGGTGGTGAGCCTAAAAGAGCGGATTATCGGCCGGATCGCATTGGATAACGTAGTGGACATTATCACCGACGAAGTTATTGTCCGCGCCGGAGAAGACATTACCGAAGAGATGGCTGTGAAAATCGAGGCTGCTTCGATTGAAAAGATCCGTATTCGAAGTGTTTTGACCTGTGAGGCAGCAAGCGGAGTTTGTGCTAAATGTTACGGTCGAAACCTTGCTACAGGTAAGTTGGTCGAAATAGGCGAGGCAGTAGGCATTGTAGCTGCCCAGTCTATCGGGGAACCGGGAACTCAGCTTACAATGAGGACTTTTCATATCGGGGGTACTGCCAGCAGGGTTATTGAACAATCATTTGTTAAAGCCAGGAATAAAGGGACGTTGAAATATCATAACCTGAAGATAGTAGAATCCGGCTTAAAAGGAGAGATGATCATTTTAAATAGGAACGGCCAGGTCAGCGTCCATGATGATAAAAAAAGAGAACTGGAACGGCATACCATCCCGATTGGCTCCAAAATACTGGTTAAGGAAAATGAAATGGTTAAGAAAGGGAAAATTTTTGTTAAATGGGATCCTTATACCATTCCAATCCTTACTGAGGTTAAAGGCAAAGTCAGGTTTGAAGATGTAATTAAAGACGTGACTATTAAGGAGGAATTGGATTCAACCACCAATTTGACCAAGAGAGTAATTGTAGAGCATAAAGAAGATCTTCATCCCCAGATCGTTATTTACGGGTCCAAAAGAGAGATTTTGACGTTTTATCCCATGCCGGTAGGCGTGCATATTGTAGTCAAAGATAACCAGGGGGTTAAAGCTGGAGATCTATTAGCGAAAACTCCTCGTAAGTTTATCAAGACCAGAGATATTACCGGTGGGCTGCCCAGAGTAGCCGAGCTATTTGAGGCCAGGCGGCCCAAAAATCCAGCGGTTATCAGCGAAATTGACGGAACAGTCGAATTTGGCGAAGCGCCGAAGGGGCAAAGAAAGATTGTTGTTAAATCGCCGACCGGAATGAAAAAGGAATACACCGTACCCTATGATAGCCATCTTAATGTTTATAAGGGCGATAAGGTGATAGCCGGTGAGCAGTTGATCGAAGGCCCGATAGTGCCCCATGATATTTTAAGGGTTCGCGGAGATAAACATCTTCAGGAATATCTGGTTAGAGAGATTCAGGAGGTTTACCGTCTGCAGGGCGTGCGGATAAATGATAAACATATCGAGGTTATCGTCAAGCAAATGCTTAGAAAGGTAAGAATAGAGAATTCGGGTGATACAGAATTTTTGGTCGGAGCAAATGTGGATAAGTTCAGGTTTCACGAGGAAAATGAGAAAATGGCCAAAAAGAACAAACAGCCTGCCCGGGCAACTCCGCTGCTCTTGGGGATAACCAAAGCGTCCTTAGACACAGATAGTTTTATTTCTGCGGCCAGTTTTCAGGAAACCACCCGTATTTTAACGGATGCAGCTGCCAGAAGCAGAAAGGACAGCTTGCTTGGTCTTAAAGAAAATGTTATCATGGGCCATCTTATTCCGGCCGGAACGGGATTCAGGGAACATCGAGAGATCGAAATGGTAAAGAAGATAGCTGAAGAGAAATAA
- the rplK gene encoding 50S ribosomal protein L11 — translation MAKKVKAVIKLHVAGAQANPAPPVGPALGQHGLNIMEFCKAFNVITKGKEGLVIPVVITAYEDRSFTFIVKSPPAAVLLKKACGIAKASGEPNKEKIGKVTKQQVEEIAKIKIKDLNAKDLSGAMRIIEGTARSMGIETE, via the coding sequence ATGGCTAAGAAAGTTAAGGCAGTTATAAAATTGCATGTTGCAGGTGCTCAGGCAAATCCAGCTCCCCCAGTTGGTCCGGCTTTAGGGCAACACGGACTTAATATTATGGAGTTTTGCAAGGCTTTTAACGTAATTACCAAAGGCAAAGAAGGATTGGTTATTCCGGTTGTTATTACTGCCTATGAAGATAGATCATTTACTTTTATTGTCAAAAGCCCGCCGGCTGCCGTGCTTTTAAAAAAGGCTTGTGGTATAGCCAAGGCTTCGGGTGAGCCGAATAAAGAAAAAATTGGTAAAGTAACCAAACAGCAGGTTGAAGAAATAGCCAAGATTAAAATCAAGGATTTAAATGCTAAAGACCTAAGTGGCGCAATGAGGATTATTGAGGGTACGGCGAGGAGTATGGGGATTGAAACCGAGTAA
- the nusG gene encoding transcription termination/antitermination protein NusG, with protein sequence MAKKWYVVHAQTGREHQVKVSLKKRAELNGLASSISQVLIPTEQVSEVKSGKKSISQRKFFPGYLVVEMDLNDKTWYLVRNTPGVTGFVGSGTKPLALRDSEVKNILKQIEEKTAKPKPKVLFEQGEIVRVKEGPFTNFNGSIEEINPAKGKLKVTVSIFGRPTPVELEYWQVEKV encoded by the coding sequence ATGGCCAAGAAATGGTATGTAGTTCATGCCCAGACCGGACGCGAACATCAAGTAAAAGTTAGTCTTAAGAAACGTGCGGAGTTAAACGGATTAGCAAGCAGTATTTCTCAGGTCTTAATCCCCACAGAACAAGTATCCGAGGTTAAAAGCGGAAAAAAATCTATAAGCCAAAGGAAGTTTTTTCCAGGATATCTTGTAGTAGAAATGGACTTGAACGATAAAACTTGGTATCTGGTAAGGAATACTCCCGGGGTTACCGGCTTTGTCGGTTCAGGTACCAAACCCTTGGCATTGCGCGATAGCGAAGTAAAGAATATTTTAAAACAAATTGAAGAAAAGACAGCTAAGCCGAAACCCAAAGTTCTTTTTGAGCAAGGAGAAATAGTTAGGGTGAAAGAAGGTCCTTTTACCAATTTTAACGGCAGTATCGAAGAAATAAATCCGGCTAAGGGTAAATTAAAAGTAACAGTCTCAATATTCGGAAGGCCCACGCCGGTTGAATTGGAATATTGGCAGGTGGAGAAGGTATAA
- the rplL gene encoding 50S ribosomal protein L7/L12: MSDKLKEIMKSIGQMSVIELSELVKAMEDKFGVSAAAPMMAMVPGSMAGPAGAGAAAEEKTTFSVVLAKIGDKKIQVIKEIRSMTSLGLKEAKDLVEAAPKPIKEGVSKEEAEEMKKKIEAQGATVELK; the protein is encoded by the coding sequence ATATCCGACAAGCTCAAAGAGATAATGAAGTCTATTGGACAAATGAGCGTGATAGAGCTGTCTGAATTAGTGAAAGCAATGGAGGATAAATTCGGAGTTTCAGCTGCTGCTCCGATGATGGCCATGGTTCCTGGTTCTATGGCTGGTCCGGCTGGTGCTGGAGCGGCTGCTGAGGAAAAAACTACCTTTAGCGTTGTTTTGGCAAAAATAGGGGACAAGAAAATTCAGGTTATTAAAGAAATCAGAAGTATGACCAGCCTGGGCTTGAAAGAGGCTAAGGACTTGGTTGAGGCTGCGCCCAAGCCGATCAAGGAAGGCGTCTCTAAAGAAGAGGCCGAAGAGATGAAGAAAAAAATCGAAGCCCAGGGCGCGACAGTAGAACTTAAGTAA
- the rplJ gene encoding 50S ribosomal protein L10, which translates to MASFDKELLVKELTSRFQQAEVLIFTKINRLSAMEMNQLRRKLNTQAGQYLVVKNRLAELALKNSNLSKGLDLIEDSVGIAISKESPESIFKSLVDFNKDHPALDICGALTGEKLLSSDCVKAIAALPSREVLLASVVRGLNAPVNGLVNALSQVIRKFVIVLDKIRKKQEKQGG; encoded by the coding sequence ATGGCATCGTTTGATAAAGAATTACTAGTTAAGGAATTGACGAGCAGATTTCAACAGGCCGAAGTTTTAATCTTCACCAAAATTAATAGGCTTAGCGCTATGGAAATGAACCAGTTGAGGCGCAAGCTCAATACGCAGGCCGGGCAGTACTTGGTTGTTAAAAACCGTCTTGCTGAATTGGCCCTGAAGAACTCAAATCTATCAAAAGGACTTGATTTAATAGAAGATTCTGTAGGAATAGCTATCAGCAAGGAATCACCGGAGAGTATTTTCAAATCTCTGGTTGATTTTAACAAAGACCACCCGGCGCTGGATATTTGCGGTGCACTGACAGGTGAAAAATTACTTTCAAGTGATTGCGTAAAAGCCATTGCTGCTTTGCCGAGCCGGGAGGTTTTATTAGCCAGCGTTGTCAGGGGATTGAACGCACCGGTCAATGGCTTGGTTAATGCATTAAGCCAGGTAATAAGGAAATTTGTTATCGTACTGGATAAAATCAGAAAGAAACAGGAAAAACAGGGAGGTTAG
- the rpoB gene encoding DNA-directed RNA polymerase subunit beta: MLKRKNYARIPEVINLPSLIEIQTSSYEDFLQIGCPKTKRENKGLQAVFNQAFPIKSYDGEVTLKFISYSLGRPKYTAEECQKRGITYAAPLKLKLRLSRKEADPKEEDVYIGDLPLMTRTGTFIINGAERIVVSQLHRSPGVSFEEAIHPSGKRVYTARLIPYRGAWLELELDINDVLFVYIDRRRKFLASTFLKALGCSDDGGIITLFYESESFKIDKNQSVHKLINRILAHDIIDKENNKLLAKAGQKISEDLLKDLRTLRIKTVKVLKEPVKDFAIINTLLKDVHRSKEEALLAIYRRMRPGDPAIKENAEALINRLFLDSHYYNLGRVGRYILNRKLKLNVLLDKRILELKDIIEAIKYLVRLKNGEGKIDDIDHLGNRRVRTIGELLQNQFRVGMARMERSILERMSIYDLNSAMPHNLINAKLISATVKDFFGRSQLSQFMDQINPLAELTHKRRLSALGPGGLSRERAGFEVRDVHYSHYGRVCPVETPEGPNIGLISSLSTYARVNEFGFLESPYRKVINERVTDKIEYLSADIEDKYAIAQANAKLDKKNNFIEDIVFCRYQDDFIRVLKGKVDYMDVSPKQLVGVSASLIPFLEHDDANRVLMGSNMQRQAVPLLTPEAPLIGTGMEGVVARDSGVVVIAEHSGVVKEVTADRIRIDEKEYRLTKFARSNASTCINQKPIVSVGDKIKKGQVIADGSATCQGELSLGRNVLVAFMPWRGYNFEDAILVSEKLLKDDAYTSIHIEEFEIEARDTKLGNEEITCDIPNVGEDALSHLDDEGIARIGVEIGPGDILAGKVTPKSETELSPEEKLLRAIFGEKAGDVRDASLTAPAGLEGIVVDVKVFSRKSAGPRTKEQRKSELNQMDKIRRSYKKRILEITREKVQRISSFLMGKVLGEPLLDSQSGAILVAKGKKISKININKIKKCDFQNIKLETNTAVEEEISKVARICDDSIEQLIDEQEKEIEYLKKGDELPPGVIKKVVVYIATKRKLSVGDKMAGRHGNKGVIAKILPEEDMPFLPDGTPVEIVLNPLGVPSRMNVGQILETHLGWAAKVLGFYVKTPVFDGAGELQIKEELRKAFLPEDGKIRLYDGRTGEPFKQKVTVGYIYVMKLAHLVADKIHARSIGPYSLVTQQPLGGKAQFGGQRFGEMEVWALEAYGAAYCLQELLTVKSDDVSGRTRIYEAIVKGENALQPGTPESFNVLIKELQSLALDVAVERTKEKDGGVLKADGTR, translated from the coding sequence ATGTTAAAGCGAAAAAATTATGCGCGCATCCCGGAAGTTATTAATCTACCCAGCCTGATAGAAATTCAGACGTCTTCTTACGAAGATTTTTTGCAGATAGGCTGTCCGAAAACGAAACGGGAGAATAAAGGTCTGCAGGCGGTTTTTAACCAGGCTTTTCCGATCAAGAGTTATGACGGCGAGGTAACGCTTAAATTTATCAGTTATTCTCTGGGAAGGCCGAAGTACACTGCTGAAGAATGTCAGAAACGGGGTATAACTTATGCCGCGCCTTTGAAATTGAAATTAAGGCTCTCCCGGAAAGAGGCGGATCCTAAGGAAGAGGATGTTTATATTGGTGATCTTCCGCTGATGACCAGGACAGGGACATTTATTATAAATGGTGCCGAAAGGATAGTGGTTAGCCAGCTTCATCGTTCTCCGGGTGTCAGCTTTGAAGAAGCTATTCATCCCAGCGGAAAACGGGTCTATACTGCCCGGCTTATTCCTTATCGCGGAGCCTGGTTGGAATTAGAATTGGACATAAATGATGTATTATTTGTTTATATTGATAGGCGCCGAAAGTTTTTAGCCAGCACATTTCTTAAAGCATTAGGATGTTCTGATGACGGAGGAATTATAACGCTGTTTTATGAATCTGAATCCTTTAAGATAGATAAGAACCAATCAGTTCATAAGCTGATCAATAGAATATTAGCGCATGATATTATTGATAAGGAAAATAATAAACTTCTGGCCAAGGCTGGCCAGAAGATCAGCGAGGATTTATTGAAGGACTTGCGGACGCTCCGGATCAAAACGGTCAAGGTTTTAAAAGAACCAGTTAAAGATTTTGCCATAATTAATACCTTGCTAAAAGATGTTCATCGTTCTAAAGAAGAAGCATTACTGGCTATTTATAGAAGGATGCGGCCGGGAGACCCAGCGATAAAAGAAAACGCAGAGGCTTTGATTAACAGACTTTTTCTGGATTCGCACTACTATAATCTTGGCCGGGTCGGCAGATATATTCTTAATCGAAAATTAAAATTGAATGTGTTGCTGGATAAAAGAATTCTGGAATTGAAAGATATTATAGAAGCTATTAAATATTTGGTAAGATTAAAAAACGGCGAGGGCAAAATTGATGATATTGACCATTTAGGTAACCGCCGTGTCAGGACTATCGGCGAATTGCTTCAAAATCAGTTCAGAGTAGGAATGGCCCGGATGGAACGGTCAATTTTAGAAAGAATGTCAATTTATGATTTAAATTCCGCTATGCCCCATAACTTGATTAATGCCAAGTTGATTTCTGCCACTGTTAAGGATTTTTTTGGCCGAAGTCAGCTTTCCCAGTTTATGGACCAGATCAACCCATTAGCTGAATTGACCCATAAGCGCAGGCTTTCTGCTCTTGGCCCGGGAGGATTAAGCAGGGAAAGGGCGGGATTTGAAGTTAGAGACGTTCATTATTCACATTATGGACGTGTTTGTCCGGTAGAAACCCCCGAAGGCCCGAACATAGGCTTAATATCTTCACTGAGCACTTATGCCAGAGTAAACGAGTTTGGCTTTTTGGAAAGTCCCTACCGAAAGGTTATTAACGAACGGGTAACCGATAAAATCGAATATCTTTCTGCTGATATTGAAGACAAATATGCTATTGCCCAAGCTAATGCAAAATTAGATAAAAAAAATAATTTTATTGAAGATATTGTATTCTGTAGATATCAGGACGACTTTATCAGGGTACTAAAAGGTAAAGTAGACTATATGGATGTTTCACCTAAACAGCTGGTTGGGGTATCGGCCAGCCTTATTCCGTTTCTTGAGCATGATGACGCCAACAGGGTGTTGATGGGATCAAATATGCAGCGCCAAGCAGTGCCGCTTCTTACTCCCGAAGCTCCGTTGATCGGCACAGGGATGGAAGGCGTAGTAGCCAGAGATTCAGGAGTAGTGGTTATAGCTGAGCATTCAGGAGTGGTTAAAGAGGTGACCGCAGACCGGATTCGAATTGATGAAAAAGAATATCGGCTGACAAAGTTTGCCCGGTCTAACGCAAGCACCTGTATAAATCAGAAGCCGATTGTTTCTGTCGGCGATAAGATCAAGAAAGGGCAAGTAATAGCCGATGGCTCGGCCACCTGTCAGGGAGAGCTTTCTCTGGGCAGGAATGTGCTGGTGGCATTTATGCCTTGGCGTGGCTATAACTTTGAAGATGCAATTCTGGTCAGCGAAAAGCTGCTTAAAGACGATGCGTATACCTCGATTCATATTGAGGAATTTGAAATAGAAGCCCGGGATACTAAATTGGGGAATGAAGAGATAACCTGCGATATTCCCAATGTTGGAGAAGATGCCTTAAGCCACCTGGATGACGAGGGTATTGCTCGGATCGGCGTTGAAATCGGGCCAGGAGATATATTAGCAGGAAAAGTTACTCCCAAATCAGAAACAGAACTTTCGCCAGAGGAAAAGTTATTGCGGGCTATCTTTGGCGAAAAAGCAGGTGATGTAAGAGATGCCTCGCTCACTGCGCCGGCAGGCTTGGAAGGGATAGTGGTAGATGTCAAAGTTTTTTCCAGGAAGTCTGCTGGTCCCAGAACCAAGGAACAAAGAAAATCCGAACTTAACCAAATGGATAAGATTCGGCGAAGCTATAAAAAAAGAATATTAGAAATTACCCGGGAGAAGGTTCAAAGGATTTCCAGCTTTTTAATGGGGAAGGTTTTAGGTGAACCGTTGCTGGATAGCCAATCCGGAGCAATTCTTGTTGCCAAAGGGAAAAAGATCAGCAAGATTAATATCAACAAGATTAAGAAATGTGATTTCCAAAACATTAAGTTAGAAACAAACACTGCGGTAGAAGAAGAAATATCCAAGGTTGCCCGAATTTGCGATGATTCCATCGAGCAGTTGATAGACGAGCAGGAAAAAGAGATCGAATATTTAAAAAAAGGAGATGAACTTCCGCCGGGAGTGATCAAAAAAGTCGTAGTTTATATTGCTACGAAAAGAAAGCTGTCGGTAGGCGATAAAATGGCCGGTCGCCACGGCAATAAAGGGGTTATCGCCAAGATACTACCCGAAGAAGATATGCCGTTCTTGCCCGATGGCACGCCGGTAGAGATAGTTTTAAATCCACTAGGGGTTCCTTCCAGAATGAATGTCGGGCAGATCCTGGAAACTCATTTGGGCTGGGCTGCTAAAGTATTAGGTTTTTATGTAAAAACGCCTGTTTTTGACGGCGCTGGCGAGTTGCAAATAAAAGAAGAACTCAGAAAGGCCTTTCTTCCCGAAGACGGCAAGATCAGACTTTATGATGGCCGGACAGGAGAGCCTTTTAAACAGAAGGTAACGGTTGGATATATCTATGTTATGAAATTAGCCCATCTGGTTGCTGATAAGATCCATGCCCGGTCTATCGGACCTTATTCTTTGGTCACCCAGCAGCCGCTGGGAGGAAAGGCCCAGTTCGGCGGCCAGCGCTTTGGTGAGATGGAAGTTTGGGCATTAGAAGCTTACGGAGCAGCCTATTGTCTTCAAGAATTGCTTACGGTTAAATCAGACGATGTAAGCGGACGGACCAGGATTTATGAAGCAATTGTTAAAGGAGAAAATGCGCTTCAGCCGGGAACCCCGGAATCTTTTAACGTGTTAATTAAAGAGCTGCAGAGCCTGGCGTTAGATGTAGCAGTTGAGCGGACAAAGGAAAAAGATGGAGGGGTTCTAAAAGCCGATGGGACACGATAA
- a CDS encoding elongation factor Tu, translated as AMEKEQRFAIREGGHTVGAGVVSEVIA; from the coding sequence CGCCATGGAAAAAGAACAGCGGTTTGCTATCCGGGAAGGCGGACATACAGTGGGTGCCGGGGTGGTTTCGGAAGTAATTGCGTAG
- the rpmG gene encoding 50S ribosomal protein L33: MPQEIVTLVCGECKRKNYTTTKNKRKNPDKLQLNKYCRFCKKHIVHKETK; this comes from the coding sequence ATGCCGCAGGAAATAGTTACACTGGTTTGTGGTGAATGTAAAAGAAAAAATTACACTACCACTAAGAATAAGAGAAAAAACCCCGATAAACTGCAATTAAACAAATACTGTCGGTTTTGCAAAAAGCATATCGTACACAAAGAAACGAAATGA
- the rplA gene encoding 50S ribosomal protein L1, which translates to MKPSKRYKETQKLVNKNKLYGLQEAVETLKKFSGAKFDETVEVSFKLGVDPKKSDQLVRGTVILPHGTGKKVKVTVFCKGENERIAKEEGADFVGSEELIKKVNSGWLDFDVAIASPDMMKEISRLGRILGPRGLMPSVKAGTVTPDIKKAVSETKKGKVQFKVDKQADIHLGVGRISFQPKALSENIRSLIKAVIEHKPSHSKGQYIKSMSLSTTMGSGIRLDVSSLK; encoded by the coding sequence TTGAAACCGAGTAAAAGATATAAAGAAACTCAAAAATTAGTTAATAAAAACAAACTCTATGGGCTCCAGGAAGCGGTCGAGACATTAAAGAAATTTTCCGGAGCTAAATTTGATGAAACGGTAGAGGTTTCTTTTAAATTAGGAGTTGATCCCAAAAAGTCTGATCAATTAGTGCGGGGTACGGTGATCTTACCCCACGGGACCGGCAAAAAAGTTAAAGTAACAGTTTTTTGTAAAGGCGAAAATGAAAGAATAGCTAAGGAAGAAGGGGCGGATTTTGTAGGCTCAGAAGAGTTGATTAAGAAAGTAAATTCCGGCTGGCTGGATTTTGATGTAGCCATTGCCAGCCCTGATATGATGAAGGAAATAAGCAGGTTGGGGCGTATTCTCGGGCCGCGCGGCTTAATGCCCAGTGTCAAAGCCGGCACCGTAACTCCGGATATCAAAAAAGCAGTCAGCGAGACAAAAAAAGGAAAGGTACAATTTAAGGTTGACAAGCAAGCCGATATTCATCTCGGAGTAGGCAGGATTTCTTTTCAACCAAAAGCACTTTCTGAAAATATACGTAGCTTGATCAAAGCAGTAATCGAACATAAACCTTCACATTCCAAAGGTCAGTATATAAAAAGCATGAGTTTAAGTACCACAATGGGTTCAGGAATCAGGCTGGATGTTAGTTCTCTAAAATAG